The genomic stretch AGCAGGGCAGCAACCCCGAGGAGATGATCGGCGCCGCCCTCGCCGGATGTTTCTCTATGGCGCTGTCGGTCGGCCTCGAGAAGGCCGGAGCGGCGCCGAAGGCGATTCGAACCTCGGCCGAGGTCACGATGGAGAAGATGGAAGACGGCTTCGGCATCACCGCAATTCACCTCGATACCGAGGTCGAGGCCGAAGGCATCAGCGAGGAGGCTTTTCAGGAGACCGCCCAGGCGACAAAGTCCGCCTGCCCGGTTTCCAAGGCACTGGCCGCGGTCGAATCGATCAGCCTCGACGCCCGCCTCAGCTCGTAGGAGAGACGCCACGGTCTCGCGCCCGAACGCCTCTGTTCAGCTGCCGCCGGATTTGTCGGTCACGTCCATCGCGGCCTGGGCGTCCGCGGGCACTGGCCCCCTCGAAGAGGGTCTGCGCCGCCCGCGAGTGGTCGCGGAACGGGCCCCGGTTGCCCGTTTTCGATCCGGACCATGATGACGGTGTGCTCTCGGCGGCGAACTCACGGAGATGACGCGTGAGAGCGGTGAAGGCACGGATGTCGGGCTCGAGCGTATGACCCGCCCCCGTTTCCTGTGCCAGTCATAGGTCGAGGATCGAGGCTTTTTGGACCTCCTGGTGATGTGTAACTGAGGTGACGGATATCTGGGCCAGCTCGCCGGCCAGTCGAGTTTCTGAGTCCCTATAATGGCGTCAGAAGGTTTTTCACAAACGTGAAGATGTCATCGATGGCACCCACGAGCAGCCGTCCACGACGTGGCTGTCACATGTGACGAGGGGGCGACGACGAGGCACAATCATTCCGGCCGTCCGCCATTGGAGGACAACCATGGCACAGGGTGACGATCATTCTTCCACCGAGAGACAGTTGATCAGCAGGCGCGACCTGCTCGGCACCGCGGGAGGTGGTCTGATGATGGCGATGCTCGGCAACGTGTGGCCGGTTAAAGCCGCCGGGATCGACCGTCCATCGATTCGTTGGGGCATCGTCGGTACCGGCGCGATCGCCAACAGCATGGCGACGGTCATCAAGAAAGTGCCTTCCGGGGAGCTCACGGCGGTTTCGAGCCGGCGTATGGAGTCGGCCCGAGGATTTGCGTCCAAATATGGTGCGGAGCGTGCGTTTGACGACTGGGCGAAGATGATGGCATGGGACGGCATTGACGCGGTGTACGTGGCAACGCCCACCGGCGTACGCGAGAAGATCTCGGTCGCCGCGGCCAACCTCGGCAAGCACGTGCTCGCCGAGAAACCGTTCGCGAGCCTGCCATCGCTGGAGCGGATCATCGCCGCCTGCCGAGCCGGCAATGTGGGTTTCATGGATGGCACGCACTTCGGCCACCACCCGCGCACCTCGGCAATCCGTGACGCGATGAGCGAGCAGGTCGGATGGCCGTGGTCGCTGACGTCGACCTTCCAGTTTTCCCTGCCGGACCGCGGCAATATACGTTACAACCTGGACCTCGAGCCGATGGGAGCCGTAGGCGACGTCGGCTGGTATTGCATGCGCGCTATCACCGAGTATCTACCGCCCGACATCGAGGTCCGCGCACTCGAAACCTACTTGCGTCGTGACCCCGAAACTGGTGCGGCAATTGCCGGCAGCGGCGTCCTCCAGTTCGGGGACGGGGCAACGAGCACCTGGAACTGCGGCTTCGACGCGGGCGGCGTCTGCGTGGACCTGAGCCTCACCGGAGCCAGGGGAGTCATCACAGTGGACGGGTTCACCTCCAACAACGCGGACGGCCCGGCAGATTACCAGCTCCATCGTGGCGGCTGGGGGACGACAAAGGCCAAGACCATTCGCGTCGATTCCGAGTACACCTCCCCCGAGCTGATGTTCGAGGATTTTGCGGCGATGACCGTCGACACCGGTTTGCGCGATCGCAGCATCGACGACAGCCTGCGCACACAGCGGCTGCTCGATCGGGTTTGGAAAAACGGTCTGGAGAACGAGGGAGCGGTCTGAAGCCGCACCGTGTCCGGATCGGTAACTTTCCGCCTGCCGGGGCCGACATATTCGGCGTTTTGACGGCTTTTACTCGGGCTCGACGGGAGAGAGTGCCGAGATGCCAACCCCCGGCAACGTTGGGTGCCACCTGTGCTTCTCTCCGCTGCACGTGAGGACCACAACGAATACGCCCTCACGGCGGGTTTCGAGTCACCCCTCCACGAAAAGCCAGGTAAGCCCTCGATCATCACGGTGTGAACGCCAGGGAACGCATATCGCAAAAGGGCGAAACAGGCCTTGCGCAGTAATGACTCAATGATTCCCTGGTTCCCTCGGTTGCTCACACCAAAGATCGAGCCCGGCCATTTCGGGTACCGAGAGGGAGACGGACACGGAAACTGGTTCCGCCGTCTCAAGGCGGCGAAGAATGGTCGGCACGCGGAGATTCTGACACCGCGGCCGGCGGCGATCGTGGGCGAAGTCGGATGTGAAGCAGACGACCATCGACCATTCGCTGGCGGGCGTGCTGTGCACGCCGTGAAGCAGCGCAGCAAACTCCCGACCCTGAACCTCATGTCATCTAGCGTGGCGCCACTATGCATCTGAAGGAATCCGGCACCTGTCACCCGCGTGTTGAAGAGCGTCG from Acidobacteriota bacterium encodes the following:
- a CDS encoding OsmC family peroxiredoxin — its product is QGSNPEEMIGAALAGCFSMALSVGLEKAGAAPKAIRTSAEVTMEKMEDGFGITAIHLDTEVEAEGISEEAFQETAQATKSACPVSKALAAVESISLDARLSS
- a CDS encoding Gfo/Idh/MocA family oxidoreductase encodes the protein MAQGDDHSSTERQLISRRDLLGTAGGGLMMAMLGNVWPVKAAGIDRPSIRWGIVGTGAIANSMATVIKKVPSGELTAVSSRRMESARGFASKYGAERAFDDWAKMMAWDGIDAVYVATPTGVREKISVAAANLGKHVLAEKPFASLPSLERIIAACRAGNVGFMDGTHFGHHPRTSAIRDAMSEQVGWPWSLTSTFQFSLPDRGNIRYNLDLEPMGAVGDVGWYCMRAITEYLPPDIEVRALETYLRRDPETGAAIAGSGVLQFGDGATSTWNCGFDAGGVCVDLSLTGARGVITVDGFTSNNADGPADYQLHRGGWGTTKAKTIRVDSEYTSPELMFEDFAAMTVDTGLRDRSIDDSLRTQRLLDRVWKNGLENEGAV